A DNA window from Anaerolineae bacterium contains the following coding sequences:
- the minC gene encoding septum site-determining protein MinC, with protein sequence MSPSALVKVKGVRDGLLVTLAEGEWAEVRQALLALIREKQDFFRGARLALDVGQRAVRAADLGKLRDELADHEVTLWAVLSGSPKTQANAQALGLATRLSKPMPQRAARPRPPFLGQEALLVPRTLRSGMRVEYEGHVVVFGDVHPGAEIVATGHVIVWGRLRGTVHAGARGDTQAVVCALDLAPTQLRIAEVIATAPPRRGKPHPEVARLQDGKVVAEPWDA encoded by the coding sequence TTGTCTCCTTCTGCGCTGGTCAAAGTCAAAGGCGTCCGCGATGGGCTGTTGGTCACCCTGGCCGAAGGGGAATGGGCCGAGGTGCGGCAGGCCCTCCTGGCCCTGATCCGCGAAAAGCAGGACTTCTTTCGCGGAGCCAGGCTGGCCCTGGATGTGGGCCAGCGGGCCGTGCGCGCTGCCGACCTGGGCAAATTGCGGGACGAGTTGGCCGACCACGAAGTCACCTTGTGGGCGGTGCTCAGCGGCTCTCCGAAAACCCAGGCCAACGCCCAGGCTTTAGGCTTGGCGACCCGGCTTTCCAAACCCATGCCCCAGCGGGCCGCGCGGCCTCGTCCCCCCTTCCTGGGGCAGGAGGCCTTGTTGGTGCCCCGCACCTTGCGTTCAGGGATGCGGGTGGAGTACGAGGGGCATGTGGTGGTCTTTGGGGATGTGCATCCCGGCGCGGAGATTGTGGCCACCGGCCATGTCATCGTTTGGGGTCGCTTGCGGGGCACCGTGCACGCCGGCGCCCGTGGAGATACCCAGGCCGTGGTGTGCGCCCTGGACCTGGCGCCTACTCAGTTGCGCATCGCTGAGGTGATCGCCACGGCGCCCCCCCGGCGCGGTAAGCCCCATCCCGAAGTGGCCCGCCTGCAGGATGGGAAGGTGGTGGCCGAACCCTGGGACGCCTGA
- the minD gene encoding septum site-determining protein MinD: MSGKVLTITSGKGGVGKTTATANIGAALAAQGQKVVCLDADIGLRNLDLVLGLENRIVYDLVDVVEGRCRLRQAMIRDKRLPNLFLLPAAQTRDKTAVSPSDMVRVCEELRGEYDWILIDSPAGIERGFRNALAPADEVIVITNPEVSAVRDADRIIGLVEAEEKGPIHLIINRLNPQMVKKGDMLTAEDVLELLAVRLLGIVPEDETVVVNTNRGMPVSLDGKSKAGQAFRNIALRLLGQEVPFETWDEDGSFLGRITRLFRGGD; encoded by the coding sequence ATGAGCGGAAAAGTGTTGACTATCACTTCAGGAAAAGGCGGCGTGGGTAAGACCACGGCCACGGCCAACATCGGCGCGGCGCTGGCCGCCCAGGGCCAGAAAGTGGTCTGTTTGGACGCCGATATCGGATTGCGTAACCTGGATTTGGTGCTCGGCCTGGAAAATCGCATCGTGTACGACCTGGTGGATGTGGTCGAGGGGCGCTGTCGCTTGCGTCAGGCGATGATTCGCGATAAACGCCTGCCCAACCTGTTCTTACTTCCCGCGGCCCAGACACGGGATAAGACCGCCGTCTCGCCCAGCGACATGGTGCGGGTGTGCGAGGAGTTGCGCGGCGAATACGATTGGATCCTTATCGATTCGCCGGCTGGTATCGAGCGCGGCTTTCGCAATGCCCTGGCTCCGGCCGATGAGGTCATCGTCATCACCAACCCGGAGGTCTCGGCGGTGCGTGACGCGGATCGTATCATTGGTCTGGTGGAGGCCGAGGAGAAAGGCCCCATCCATCTCATCATCAACCGCCTGAACCCGCAGATGGTCAAGAAGGGAGACATGTTGACCGCTGAGGATGTGTTGGAATTGCTGGCCGTTCGCCTGTTGGGCATTGTGCCGGAAGACGAAACGGTGGTGGTCAACACCAACCGGGGGATGCCGGTGTCCCTGGACGGAAAGAGCAAGGCCGGTCAGGCGTTTCGCAACATCGCCCTGCGCCTGCTGGGGCAAGAGGTGCCTTTCGAGACCTGGGATGAAGACGGCTCGTTCTTGGGGCGGATTACGCGGTTGTTCCGGGGAGGGGATTAG
- the minE gene encoding cell division topological specificity factor MinE has protein sequence MKLLDRLAGKEQSARQAKDRLKLVLIHDRTELTPAQLDALKDELIEVISRHLPINRDEVRIALHADGREQRLVADIPLHPRRKRR, from the coding sequence ATGAAATTGCTCGACCGCCTTGCCGGGAAGGAGCAGAGTGCGCGTCAGGCCAAGGACCGCTTGAAACTGGTGCTCATCCACGACCGCACCGAACTTACCCCGGCGCAGTTGGATGCGTTGAAGGATGAGTTAATCGAGGTGATTTCTCGCCACCTGCCTATCAACCGCGATGAGGTGCGGATTGCCCTCCATGCCGATGGCCGCGAGCAGCGGTTGGTGGCGGATATCCCGCTGCACCCCAGGCGGAAGAGGCGATAA